The following is a genomic window from Methanoplanus sp. FWC-SCC4.
GCAAATAAAACAAGACTTAGCATCTCTCTTTTCGTTCTGCCACCTCACGTACGGCATATGCAGGCATAGCATCGGAATATACACCCATCTCCTTTGATAGATCTCTGCAGTTGAATATTTCCGAAATGATATGTGATCCGATTCCGGCAGCAACAACAGAAGAAGCACCGGTTTCTTCCATAACACGCTCCACCTGCCGCTTTATCTGATATTTCTGCTCGTCATAAAATGCCTGTGCAATTGAAAGTGCTCCTTTCTCCCCTATTTCACTCAAATCAGAGCAGACGACTCTTGAAAGCCTCTGAAGACACTCCCCATATGATGTACCCGTCCCGTCAGCAGTCGGTGTTGAATAATCATCCTCACTAATGTTTCCAAGAACAAGGTGAACATCTGCACTCTGTGCAAAATATTCACTGCTTACGAGAGTTTCAAATCCGTTAACAATTGCACTTCGTAAAACCGCAGGCACAGTTGTCCTTAATGTACCTGTATAAACCATATATCCTTTTCTCAGGCGATCCAGGTCTGTTAAACCTTTTAATGAATCAAAAGAATTCAATGGAATAATATCGGTCGTTGTGCTCCCCATATCAACAAAAACAGCATCAGGATAATCTTCCTGCAAAAAATCAGCTGAAGCTAGCCAGTTAGCCGCCGCAAGAAGTGCTGTAGGATCTTCATGGAAACAACCGTCCATACCATAGAACACTGAATCAGGAATACCTGCCTTTACAGAATCCACAATAAAACGAATACCCT
Proteins encoded in this region:
- a CDS encoding hydantoinase/oxoprolinase family protein, producing the protein MSDIIGVDVGGANLKIVDGDSVVIHYCPMWQDSPLTEILRPYSHKKAAVVMSGELADGFKNKEEGIRFIVDSVKAGIPDSVFYGMDGCFHEDPTALLAAANWLASADFLQEDYPDAVFVDMGSTTTDIIPLNSFDSLKGLTDLDRLRKGYMVYTGTLRTTVPAVLRSAIVNGFETLVSSEYFAQSADVHLVLGNISEDDYSTPTADGTGTSYGECLQRLSRVVCSDLSEIGEKGALSIAQAFYDEQKYQIKRQVERVMEETGASSVVAAGIGSHIISEIFNCRDLSKEMGVYSDAMPAYAVREVAERKERC